Genomic segment of Niallia taxi:
TCAATTAGGTGTAGCAATGCAATTAACTAATATTCTTAGAGACGTTGGCGAGGATTATCAGAATAACCGCATCTATTTACCAGTTGATTTGCTTGAAATGGAAAATTACAAACAAAAGGACTTGGAAGCCAGCAATATTAACCCAGCCTTTATAAGGGTTTGGGAGAAAATAGCGAATCGATCAGAACATCTTTATGCCGTATTTCAAGAGGGAATCGATTATTTTGATAAAGCCAGTCAATTACATGTTCTTTTATCAGCACTTATTTATAAAGAAATATTAAAAGTTGTCCGAGAAAACGGATATGACTGCTTGCAAAAACGAAACTATGTATCTGAAGAAAATATGGTGCGATTAAAGCAAGCGGTAGAGGGATTAACAGTAGGTTTGTAACTCATTAATTAGAGGATTTGGGAGCTGTATTAGTTTATGGACACAATTAGACAAAATCGAAAAACAGAGCATATTAACCTTGCATTAACATCACCATTTTCACTTAGTTCTGATTTTGATGAGCTGTCATTCATTCACCGTTCCTTGCCGGAAATGGGGGTGGATGACATTCAGCTCCAGACCAATATCGGTCCTTTAACGCTTGATTATCCAATTTTTATCAATGCGATGACAGGTGGGAGTGAGAAATCAGCAGTAATTAATGCATCTCTGGCAGAAGCTGCTCGGGAAACTGGTGTTGCAATGGCAGTCGGTTCTCAGCATGCTGCCATTCGAAATGAAGAGCTTGCACATACATTTAACGTTGTTCGGAAGAAAAATCCGAACGGTCTTGTATTTGCAAATATTGGGGCAGATGCACCACTCGATTATGCATTAACAGCCATTGATATGTTGGAGGCTGATGCGCTCCAAGTTCATTTGAATGTGCCGCAGGAGTTGGTTATGCCAGAGGGAGAGCGTAATTTCACTAATATTCTTGCTAAATTAGAAAAATTATCGTTGAAACTGCAGGTGCCAGTTATCGTCAAGGAAACAGGGTTCGGCATGAGTACAGAAACGCTCAGGCAGCTCCATAGTGCTGGTATTCAATATGTTGATTTAGGAGGGAAAGGGGGGACAAATTTCGTCCATATTGAAAATGAGCGCAGAAGCAAACGAGACTTTGCGTATTTAAAAGATTGGGGCCAATCGACTGTCATTTCGTTGTTAGAAGCGCAGTCCGTATTAGGTAAGCTGACAATCATCGCATCAGGTGGAATACGTAACCCGCTTGATGCAGTAAAATCCTTTTCCTTAGGAGCAGCTGCTGCGGGAATTGCCGGACCATTTTTAAAAACACTCCATGATCAAGATGTTGATGGATTAATAATGGAGCTGGAGGTGTGGAAGGAACATTTAAAGATGCTGCTGCTTCTCCAAGGGGCGAAATCTCTTCCAGATCTCCAGAACTGCCCAATGATAGCAGGCGGGAAGGTTAGAGAATGGTGTGAAGCAAGGGACCTTGACTGGCAAAGTCTTGCGAGAAGGCAGCTGTAATGAGAAGGAGAGTTTTATGAATTTTGAAAATGTCCTATTTCGTTTTTTTATCATTTGGTATATTTGCGGAGTGATTCTTCTCACCTTTGATCTGCTGCCTGCTTGGCTTGAATGGGCGAACGCTGTATTTTTGATTTTAAGCGGCCTTTTGGCAATTGTTTATTTCTCTAAAGCCTTTGGAAAAAAAGCGGGATATGTAATCTGCATGGTTATTTTCCTATTTTCCTATCTTGCAGAATTTATTGGATCGTCTTTTGGAATTTTATTTGGAGATTATTATTATACCAATCGGTTTGCTCCTAATTTATTTGACGTACCGATAGCCATTGGTTTTGCCTGGCTAATGGTAATGGGGACATCACATGCCCTGGCAAATGCAATCTCAGCCAAAAAGTGGATGCAGCCGATTATTGGCGCCTGTATTGCTGTAATTATTGATTTAATTATCGATCCAGTTGCATTTAAACTAAAGCAATATTGGATTTGGGAGGAGGACGGGGTCTACTATGACATTCCATTCAGCAATTTTTTCGGGTGGTTTATTGTCGCACTTGTCCTTCATGTATTTATCTTATTTTTCTCACAAGAAAAAAACATACTGTGGGAAAAGCGAATGTTTTATCTATTTGTCCTAACAATCACGATGTTTGTTTTGCTTGCAGCAACAGGTGAGCTTTGGCTTGCAGGCATCCTGACAGCTTGCTTGGCAGGACTGACACTATATGCTGCTATAAGAAGGAAATCATCATGATTCATGCTAAAAAAGACGTTGTTTTTGAAAAACTTTTTTCTATTTTCCACAAAAGAATGCTTGCCTTCTCTTTTGACAAAATTTATTGGCAAGCACCAGGCAAACTGCACACAAGCCCTTGCATTTTTGTCTGCAACCACTCGTCCTGGTGGGATGGGCTTATTTACTATCAGCTGACGAAGACCGTTATACAGCAGGATTTGTATATCATGATGCATGAACAGGGTCTAAAGCAGTTTCCATATTTCAAGAAGCTTGGAGCCTTCTCAATCGACCGTTCCAGCCCAAAAGGAATGGTAAAAACTATGAGGTATGCTGAGATGCTGCTGAAAAAGGGGAAAAGTGTATGGATTTTTCCTCAGGGGGATGAATATCACCTGGAAAAACGTCCGCTGCAATTTCAGCCCGGAGCTTTGTACCTGCAGGAGAAGCTTCCTGAAATTCCTATCATACCAGTATGCTTCTATTATTCTTTTGCACACAAACGAAAGCCAGAGGTATGGATAAAGACAGGTAATCCATTATTTAGCACAGAACTACATGGAGATACCAGGATGGAAAAAACCTTATCACTTGAAAAGATATGTACAGACGCATTAGATGTGTTGAAAAACCATGTTATCAGTGAAAAAACAAAGCACTTCGTAAACTTACTTTAAGGGGCAATGTCTAAATGGTTTTATTTTTAATCATCAGTCTCTTTTTATTTATCCTATGGACATTATGGAATATGAGCGGATTGCCTAGTCTTCCAGCTCCGAATCTAAATGAAAACTTTCAGCCGCTTGTGTCCATTTTGGTGCCCTTAAGAAACGAAGCACGAAACGTTGCTGGACTAATTAATAGCCTGAAATCCTTAACATACCCGCATTTGGAAATTCTTTTGCTAGATGATGGATCAACAGATCAGACTTTGTCCTTGCTGCAGGAAAAAACGTCAGGAGATTGCCGCTTTAAGATTTTAAGAGGAAGAGAGCTTCCAGCAGGCTGGGCTGGAAAGGTGCATGCCT
This window contains:
- the fni gene encoding type 2 isopentenyl-diphosphate Delta-isomerase, whose translation is MDTIRQNRKTEHINLALTSPFSLSSDFDELSFIHRSLPEMGVDDIQLQTNIGPLTLDYPIFINAMTGGSEKSAVINASLAEAARETGVAMAVGSQHAAIRNEELAHTFNVVRKKNPNGLVFANIGADAPLDYALTAIDMLEADALQVHLNVPQELVMPEGERNFTNILAKLEKLSLKLQVPVIVKETGFGMSTETLRQLHSAGIQYVDLGGKGGTNFVHIENERRSKRDFAYLKDWGQSTVISLLEAQSVLGKLTIIASGGIRNPLDAVKSFSLGAAAAGIAGPFLKTLHDQDVDGLIMELEVWKEHLKMLLLLQGAKSLPDLQNCPMIAGGKVREWCEARDLDWQSLARRQL
- a CDS encoding lysophospholipid acyltransferase family protein codes for the protein MIHAKKDVVFEKLFSIFHKRMLAFSFDKIYWQAPGKLHTSPCIFVCNHSSWWDGLIYYQLTKTVIQQDLYIMMHEQGLKQFPYFKKLGAFSIDRSSPKGMVKTMRYAEMLLKKGKSVWIFPQGDEYHLEKRPLQFQPGALYLQEKLPEIPIIPVCFYYSFAHKRKPEVWIKTGNPLFSTELHGDTRMEKTLSLEKICTDALDVLKNHVISEKTKHFVNLL
- a CDS encoding carotenoid biosynthesis protein, which encodes MNFENVLFRFFIIWYICGVILLTFDLLPAWLEWANAVFLILSGLLAIVYFSKAFGKKAGYVICMVIFLFSYLAEFIGSSFGILFGDYYYTNRFAPNLFDVPIAIGFAWLMVMGTSHALANAISAKKWMQPIIGACIAVIIDLIIDPVAFKLKQYWIWEEDGVYYDIPFSNFFGWFIVALVLHVFILFFSQEKNILWEKRMFYLFVLTITMFVLLAATGELWLAGILTACLAGLTLYAAIRRKSS